The following coding sequences are from one Candidatus Borkfalkia ceftriaxoniphila window:
- a CDS encoding QueT transporter family protein: MKKFTTKMLCRAGIVAALYAVLTFALGNLSFGTLGFQIRPAEALTILPLFYAECVPALFVGCLIANLISPVGPWDIFGGSLISLIAALCTYFAGKLIRNTPLKLAVGGLFPVALNAFGIAAIIVFTAGEALSYPFMVLSLAVTQCVWVYALGVPLYFGVRSLRERGIPAFCDERPVKPIS, encoded by the coding sequence GTGCAGGGCGGGCATCGTGGCCGCTCTGTATGCCGTGCTGACCTTCGCTTTGGGAAATCTGTCGTTCGGAACTTTGGGGTTCCAGATCCGTCCCGCGGAGGCTCTTACTATTTTACCCCTCTTTTACGCGGAATGCGTGCCCGCGCTGTTCGTGGGCTGCCTGATCGCAAACCTCATTTCCCCCGTCGGCCCGTGGGATATTTTCGGCGGAAGCCTGATTTCCCTCATCGCCGCGCTGTGCACTTATTTTGCGGGAAAACTGATCAGAAACACGCCGCTGAAACTGGCCGTCGGCGGACTGTTCCCCGTAGCGCTCAACGCGTTCGGCATCGCCGCGATCATCGTATTTACCGCAGGCGAGGCGCTCTCTTATCCCTTTATGGTGCTTTCTCTCGCCGTGACGCAGTGCGTATGGGTCTATGCGCTGGGCGTTCCCCTCTACTTCGGCGTGCGTTCCCTGCGCGAACGCGGCATTCCCGCTTTTTGCGACGAGCGCCCCGTAAAACCGATCTCGTAA